From the genome of Eucalyptus grandis isolate ANBG69807.140 chromosome 2, ASM1654582v1, whole genome shotgun sequence, one region includes:
- the LOC104419830 gene encoding cyclic dof factor 3: MEVQEDDDQVSPETVNPKTPSIEEESAKTKASGIDQEQGDSSNSQEKPPLKKPDKIIPCPRCNSMDTKFCYYNNYNVNQPRHFCKACQRYWTAGGTMRNVPVGAGRRKSKSSASHYRQITLSEALQAARIDAPNGTHLPNGKINGTVLTFGLDPSAGDSMAVALNLSNKEGSAMNRMQNGFCDFGRNGVSVPQRSGEKNDDCSSRSSVAISNLTEEGNGNSNLEGSSANGFHPQFPCYPGVPQPYPWNPAMLPPPFYPSGFAVPIYPAPLWNCGLHSSWNFPLLSPPSQKGSNSGPDSPTLGKHAREGEMVEKVDSVEDEPRKRKNGCVLVPKTLRIDDPSEAAKSTIWATLGIKKDWLGKDGLFQGFQSKGEEKNHVSETASVLCANPAALSRSIKFHESSCV; the protein is encoded by the coding sequence ATGGAAGTGCAAGAAGATGATGACCAGGTTTCACCAGAAACGGTGAACCCCAAAACACCCTCTATTGAGGAAGAATCTGCTAAAACGAAAGCTTCCGGCATCGATCAAGAACAGGGCGATTCGTCGAACTCGCAGGAGAAGCCCCCCCTGAAGAAGCCGGACAAGATCATACCTTGCCCGCGATGCAACAGCATGGACACCAAGTTCTGCTACTACAACAACTACAACGTCAATCAGCCCCGGCACTTCTGCAAGGCCTGCCAAAGATACTGGACGGCCGGCGGTACCATGCGGAACGTTCCCGTGGGAGCTGGGCGCCGCAAGAGCAAGAGCTCAGCTTCGCATTATCGCCAGATCACTCTCTCTGAGGCTCTTCAGGCAGCTCGAATTGATGCTCCAAACGGGACTCACCTCCCAAATGGGAAGATCAACGGTACTGTTCTCACCTTCGGCTTAGATCCATCTGCTGGTGATTCCATGGCTGTTGCCTTGAATCTCTCCAATAAGGAAGGATCAGCTATGAACAGAATGCAGAATGGGTTTTGTGACTTCGGAAGGAATGGGGTTTCGGTCCCTCAAAGAAGTGGAGAGAAGAATGACGATTGCTCTAGCCGATCTTCTGTCGCGATCTCGAACTTGACAGAAGAAGGAAATGGGAATTCCAATCTGGAGGGATCCAGTGCCAATGGATTCCATCCTCAGTTTCCATGCTATCCGGGTGTTCCTCAGCCTTATCCATGGAATCCTGCGATGCTTCCACCACCCTTTTATCCTTCAGGATTTGCTGTGCCGATTTACCCTGCACCGCTTTGGAACTGCGGCCTCCACAGCAGCTGGAATTTCCCTCTGCTGTCGCCTCCGAGCCAAAAGGGATCGAATTCAGGACCAGATTCGCCGACTCTTGggaagcatgcaagagaaggcGAGATGGTTGAAAAGGTTGATTCTGTGGAAGACGAGCCCAGGAAACGGAAGAACGGATGTGTTTTGGTCCCGAAGACTTTACGCATCGATGACCCAAGCGAGGCAGCGAAAAGTACTATATGGGCTACTCTGGGGATCAAGAAGGACTGGCTAGGGAAGGACGGGTTGTTTCAGGGCTTCCAATCGAAGGGCGAGGAGAAAAATCACGTATCAGAAACCGCATCTGTTTTGTGCGCTAACCCTGCAGCCTTATCGAGATCTATCAAATTCCACGAGAGCTCTTGCGTCTAG